The Streptococcaceae bacterium ESL0729 genome has a segment encoding these proteins:
- the rfbB gene encoding dTDP-glucose 4,6-dehydratase, which produces MTEYKNIIVTGGAGFIGSNFVHYVYNNHPDVHITVLDKLTYAGNRANIEEILGDRVELVVGDIADAELVNELAANADAIVHYAAESHNDNSLKDPRPFLDTNIIGTYTLIEAARKNNIRFHHVSTDEVYGDLPLREDLPGHGEGVGEKFTDKTPYNPSSPYSSTKAGSDLLVRAWVRSFGLNATISNCSNNYGPYQHIEKFIPRQITNILSGIKPKLYGDGKNVRDWIHTNDHSSAVWAILTKGEKGETYLIGADGEKNNKEVLELILGEMGQASDAYDRVQDRAGHDLRYAIDSTKLREELGWEPEFTNFEEGIADTIKWYADHEDWWKAEKDAVEANYAKNNQ; this is translated from the coding sequence ATATCACTGTCTTAGATAAGTTAACTTACGCTGGAAACCGTGCCAATATCGAAGAAATCCTTGGCGACCGTGTTGAACTTGTCGTTGGAGATATCGCTGATGCTGAGCTTGTGAATGAACTTGCAGCAAATGCTGATGCCATTGTTCACTATGCAGCTGAAAGCCACAATGACAATTCACTTAAGGACCCTCGTCCCTTCCTTGATACCAATATCATTGGGACCTATACCTTAATTGAAGCAGCTCGCAAAAATAATATTCGTTTCCACCATGTTTCAACTGACGAAGTGTACGGAGACCTTCCATTACGCGAAGACCTTCCAGGACACGGTGAGGGCGTTGGAGAAAAATTCACTGATAAAACTCCTTATAATCCATCAAGCCCATATTCATCAACAAAAGCAGGTTCTGACCTTCTAGTTCGTGCTTGGGTGCGTTCATTTGGACTTAATGCAACAATCTCAAACTGTTCAAACAACTACGGACCATACCAACACATTGAAAAGTTCATTCCACGTCAAATTACAAATATTTTAAGTGGAATCAAGCCAAAACTTTATGGTGACGGTAAAAATGTTCGTGACTGGATCCACACTAATGACCATAGTTCAGCAGTTTGGGCTATTCTTACTAAGGGTGAAAAGGGTGAAACTTACCTAATCGGAGCTGACGGTGAGAAGAACAACAAGGAAGTTCTTGAACTTATCCTTGGTGAAATGGGTCAGGCGTCTGACGCTTACGACCGTGTACAAGACCGTGCAGGTCACGACCTTCGTTATGCAATCGACTCAACTAAGCTTCGTGAAGAACTTGGTTGGGAGCCAGAATTCACTAACTTCGAAGAAGGAATCGCAGACACTATTAAGTGGTATGCTGACCATGAAGACTGGTGGAAGGCTGAAAAAGACGCTGTTGAAGCAAACTATGCCAAAAACAATCAGTAA
- the rfbD gene encoding dTDP-4-dehydrorhamnose reductase — MILVTGANGQLGTELCHLLDERNEDYVATDAAQLDITDAEAVEKAFAEIKPTIVYHCAAYTAVDKAEDEGKELDYAVNVTGTENIAKACGKYDTTLVYISTDYVFNGEKPIGEEWMEDDATGPQTEYGRTKLLGEEAVHKYAPHHYIIRTSWVFGNYGANFVFTMQKLAETRDTLTVVDDQFGRPTWTRTLAEFMVYLVENQKDFGTYHLSNEGVTNWYGFAKEILKDTDVEVLPVDSSKFVQKAKRPKNSVMSLEKTKATGFVIPTWQDALKEMLKK; from the coding sequence ATGATTTTAGTTACTGGAGCAAACGGCCAACTTGGAACAGAACTTTGCCACCTATTAGATGAGCGTAATGAAGATTACGTAGCAACTGATGCAGCTCAACTTGATATCACAGATGCTGAAGCAGTTGAAAAAGCTTTTGCTGAAATTAAGCCAACCATCGTTTACCACTGTGCAGCTTACACAGCTGTTGATAAGGCTGAGGATGAAGGAAAAGAATTAGACTATGCTGTAAATGTTACAGGTACTGAAAACATTGCCAAAGCTTGTGGTAAATATGATACAACCCTTGTCTACATTTCAACTGACTATGTCTTTAACGGTGAAAAACCAATCGGTGAAGAGTGGATGGAAGATGATGCGACAGGTCCTCAAACAGAATACGGTCGCACTAAACTTCTAGGAGAAGAAGCAGTCCACAAGTATGCACCACATCATTACATTATCCGTACCAGCTGGGTCTTTGGTAACTACGGAGCAAACTTTGTCTTCACCATGCAAAAACTTGCTGAAACTCGTGATACTTTAACAGTTGTTGATGATCAATTTGGCCGCCCAACTTGGACTCGTACCCTTGCTGAATTCATGGTTTATTTAGTAGAAAATCAAAAAGATTTTGGTACCTACCACCTATCAAACGAAGGTGTAACCAACTGGTATGGTTTTGCCAAAGAAATCTTAAAAGATACCGATGTTGAAGTTTTACCAGTTGACAGCAGCAAGTTTGTCCAAAAGGCAAAACGTCCTAAAAACTCTGTCATGAGCCTTGAGAAAACTAAGGCGACAGGTTTTGTAATTCCAACCTGGCAAGATGCCTTAAAGGAAATGCTTAAAAAATAA
- a CDS encoding DUF1972 domain-containing protein → MQHVFIIGSRGLPAKYGGFETFVDELVSNQKSTEIKYHVANLSDSENKSHYKYKGADVFNIRSRNLGGARVIFYDLDAINYSLEIIRKEGIENPIFYILGNTIGAFITPAIKKIHAVGGKVFVNPDGLEWRRSKWSYPIRKYLKYSERKMVEQADLIIADNQGIEDYLKTEYKKPFKSTVLAYGTDTEAGVNPDFSWFENKAITSDGYYLVVGRFVPENNYEAVIKSFMRSKSKRDLVIITNKDDGNLYESLLKSTNFEGDSRIKFVGTVYDKDTLKAIRERAFAYIHGHEVGGTNPSLLEAMWSSKLNLVLDVDFNRNVTLDSACYWQKDNLAELINEVDLLDEAKRALYRQKSRQIVCDNYTWQGIVNKYEELFLNEG, encoded by the coding sequence ATGCAACACGTTTTTATCATCGGATCCCGCGGACTTCCCGCAAAATACGGTGGATTTGAAACCTTTGTTGATGAACTTGTGAGTAATCAAAAGAGCACAGAGATCAAATATCATGTTGCCAATCTATCTGACAGTGAGAACAAAAGCCATTATAAGTATAAGGGAGCTGATGTTTTTAACATTAGGTCACGCAATCTTGGTGGAGCACGGGTCATTTTTTATGACCTTGATGCCATCAACTACTCCTTAGAAATTATTAGAAAAGAGGGGATTGAAAATCCCATTTTCTATATTCTGGGAAATACAATCGGAGCCTTTATCACACCTGCCATCAAAAAAATTCATGCAGTGGGGGGTAAAGTTTTTGTAAATCCAGATGGTCTTGAGTGGAGACGTTCCAAGTGGAGCTATCCAATTCGTAAGTACTTAAAATACTCTGAGCGTAAGATGGTTGAGCAGGCTGATTTGATTATCGCTGACAACCAGGGAATTGAAGATTACTTAAAGACTGAATACAAAAAGCCCTTTAAGTCGACAGTTTTAGCCTACGGGACAGATACTGAAGCGGGGGTAAATCCGGATTTTTCATGGTTTGAAAACAAAGCTATAACTTCTGACGGTTATTATTTAGTTGTTGGCCGTTTCGTACCTGAAAACAACTATGAAGCGGTAATTAAGTCCTTTATGAGGTCTAAAAGTAAAAGGGACTTAGTTATTATTACCAACAAAGATGATGGCAATCTCTATGAAAGTCTCTTAAAATCAACAAATTTTGAAGGTGATTCAAGGATTAAATTTGTGGGAACTGTTTATGATAAGGATACCTTAAAGGCAATTAGGGAAAGAGCCTTTGCCTACATTCATGGTCATGAGGTTGGGGGAACTAATCCCAGTCTTTTAGAGGCCATGTGGTCAAGCAAACTAAATCTGGTCTTGGACGTTGATTTTAATCGTAATGTGACCCTAGACTCGGCCTGCTACTGGCAAAAAGACAATCTAGCAGAGTTGATTAATGAGGTCGATCTTCTTGATGAAGCTAAACGGGCTTTATACAGGCAAAAATCAAGACAAATTGTTTGTGATAATTATACCTGGCAGGGGATTGTTAATAAGTATGAGGAGCTCTTTTTGAATGAAGGTTAA
- a CDS encoding glycosyltransferase family 2 protein: MKVNILMPTYNGARFIADQLKSIQNQTFTDWHLLIRDDGSTDQTPDIIREFAAVDRRITFINDGKPTKNLGTIASVFELVKSEAADFYFFCDQDDIWLPEKLALTLDEASLHDNSRAVMYYTDLKVVDQELKVVSESMIRSQSHHANTNLLAELTENTVTGGVSMINHALADLWLSADNILMHDWYLALLAASMGELVYIDIPTQLYRQHDSNVLGARTLRKRMKNWIRPWKLVDKYWWLIKSSQEQARKLLELPNLTRENRELIESFVSLTEGGFTTRLSKLQKYKFRKNRTFHTLVFRTLVITNFGNKSEE, encoded by the coding sequence ATGAAGGTTAATATTTTAATGCCAACTTATAACGGGGCACGATTTATAGCAGACCAATTAAAAAGTATTCAAAATCAGACCTTTACTGACTGGCATCTTCTTATTCGTGATGATGGGTCAACTGATCAAACACCCGACATTATTAGGGAGTTTGCAGCTGTCGATAGGCGAATAACATTCATAAATGATGGAAAACCCACTAAAAATTTAGGGACCATTGCCTCAGTTTTTGAACTAGTAAAAAGTGAAGCTGCTGATTTCTACTTTTTCTGTGACCAGGATGATATTTGGTTGCCCGAAAAATTGGCTCTGACCTTGGATGAGGCAAGCCTTCATGATAATTCAAGGGCTGTCATGTACTATACAGATCTTAAGGTAGTCGACCAGGAGCTTAAGGTGGTTTCTGAAAGTATGATTAGGTCGCAAAGTCATCATGCCAATACTAATCTCCTTGCAGAACTTACTGAAAATACAGTAACCGGCGGGGTAAGTATGATTAACCATGCTCTGGCAGACCTTTGGCTTTCAGCTGATAATATCCTTATGCATGACTGGTATCTGGCCCTTCTAGCTGCTAGCATGGGGGAGCTTGTCTATATCGATATTCCAACCCAGCTTTATCGCCAGCATGATAGTAATGTGCTAGGTGCAAGGACCCTTAGAAAAAGAATGAAGAACTGGATTCGTCCCTGGAAGCTTGTTGATAAATACTGGTGGCTAATTAAATCCAGTCAAGAGCAAGCTAGGAAACTTTTGGAGCTTCCAAATCTTACTAGAGAAAATAGGGAGCTTATTGAAAGTTTTGTCAGCCTCACTGAAGGAGGGTTTACTACCCGACTTTCCAAGCTACAAAAATATAAATTTAGAAAGAACAGGACCTTTCATACCCTGGTCTTTCGGACTTTAGTTATTACCAATTTTGGTAATAAATCGGAGGAATAA
- a CDS encoding ABC transporter permease, whose protein sequence is MKKNKNLILLKELVSTDFKLRYQGSVLGYLWSVVKPLMLFTIMYFVFVRFLRFGGDMPHFSVALLLGMVLWNFFAESTMLGMTSIVSYGGLLRKVNIPKTIIVTSSTMNSVINLLINLIVVVIFALINGVSLTWRVAFLPFLLVELFILAYGLALLMSAIYVRFRDLGQIWEVVLQGAMYATPIIYPITMIIDRGYTTIAQLMMLNPMAQIIQDARYLTISPENLTIWQLVDNKFLALIPYLLPFAIFLLGRWYFNKQSDYFAEVV, encoded by the coding sequence ATGAAGAAAAATAAAAATCTGATTCTTTTAAAGGAATTAGTTTCGACAGATTTTAAATTGAGATACCAAGGATCTGTTTTAGGCTACCTGTGGTCGGTTGTCAAACCGCTGATGCTTTTTACAATCATGTACTTTGTCTTTGTGCGATTCTTAAGATTTGGTGGCGACATGCCCCACTTCTCGGTTGCCCTACTTTTAGGTATGGTTCTGTGGAATTTCTTTGCTGAATCAACCATGCTAGGGATGACATCCATTGTGTCTTACGGTGGTCTTTTGAGGAAGGTAAATATTCCTAAAACAATTATTGTAACCAGCTCAACCATGAACTCAGTTATCAATCTTTTGATTAATTTGATCGTAGTTGTAATTTTTGCCTTAATCAATGGAGTTAGCCTTACTTGGCGGGTTGCCTTTCTGCCATTTTTACTTGTCGAGCTCTTTATTTTAGCTTATGGTCTGGCCCTTTTAATGTCAGCCATCTATGTCCGTTTTCGTGATCTGGGGCAAATTTGGGAGGTTGTTCTTCAAGGTGCCATGTATGCTACTCCAATCATTTATCCAATTACAATGATTATTGACCGCGGCTATACAACAATTGCCCAGCTGATGATGTTAAATCCAATGGCTCAAATCATTCAAGATGCTCGCTATCTTACTATTTCGCCAGAAAATCTAACCATCTGGCAGCTGGTAGATAACAAGTTTCTTGCACTTATCCCCTACCTGCTACCTTTTGCTATTTTCCTATTAGGTCGTTGGTACTTTAATAAGCAATCAGATTACTTTGCGGAGGTAGTATAA
- a CDS encoding ABC transporter ATP-binding protein, producing the protein MAKEKEVVLRVTDVHKSFKLPVDMSNSLKVTVLNMLKGVKGYVKYDVLKGISFEVEKGDFFGIVGRNGSGKSTLLKIISQIYKPEKGNVEVFGKLVPFIELGVGFNPELTGRENVYMNGAMLGFSNEEIDGMYDDIVEFAELSEFMEQKLKNYSSGMQVRLAFSVAIKAQGDILVLDEVLAVGDEAFQRKCNDYFEERKKSGLTTILVTHSMEAVRKYCNKALLIDDGLVKTDGDPNDTANQYVLDNFYDVMPEYEAPENKYVEDLQVKLLNNSIIGPDEYVEFELSYTVTEDIKTYPAFSFVDIDRNFDLYNDNMMLDMTSGKGSFKFNYKCKLNAINNAKVRVAISIKSDKDDYLAFPENNDELVFVVRTDKFKDESEKDSAFGLLKRNGSWTHE; encoded by the coding sequence ATGGCAAAAGAAAAAGAAGTAGTCCTAAGAGTTACTGATGTTCATAAATCCTTTAAACTTCCTGTTGATATGTCAAACAGCCTGAAGGTTACCGTTTTAAACATGCTTAAGGGTGTTAAGGGTTATGTTAAATATGATGTTTTAAAGGGAATTTCCTTTGAAGTTGAAAAAGGTGATTTTTTTGGGATTGTTGGACGAAATGGCTCAGGAAAATCAACCCTTTTAAAAATTATTTCTCAAATTTATAAACCAGAAAAAGGCAATGTTGAAGTTTTTGGAAAACTTGTTCCCTTTATTGAACTTGGTGTTGGTTTTAATCCTGAGCTTACTGGACGTGAAAATGTCTACATGAACGGTGCCATGCTTGGTTTTTCAAATGAAGAGATTGACGGCATGTATGACGATATCGTTGAATTTGCTGAGCTTTCAGAATTCATGGAACAAAAGTTAAAGAACTATTCAAGTGGGATGCAGGTTCGTCTGGCCTTCTCGGTTGCCATTAAGGCTCAAGGGGATATTCTAGTTCTTGATGAGGTTCTTGCGGTTGGAGATGAGGCCTTCCAAAGAAAATGTAATGACTACTTTGAAGAACGCAAAAAATCAGGTCTTACAACCATTCTTGTAACCCACTCAATGGAAGCTGTTCGTAAGTATTGTAATAAGGCCCTTCTAATTGATGATGGTCTAGTAAAAACTGATGGTGACCCAAATGATACAGCCAATCAATATGTCCTTGATAACTTTTATGATGTGATGCCAGAATATGAGGCTCCTGAGAATAAGTATGTCGAAGACCTTCAGGTAAAACTTTTAAATAATAGTATTATTGGGCCTGATGAATATGTTGAGTTTGAATTATCCTATACGGTGACAGAGGATATTAAGACTTATCCAGCCTTTTCATTTGTTGATATTGACCGAAATTTTGACCTCTATAATGACAATATGATGCTTGATATGACAAGTGGTAAGGGTTCATTTAAGTTTAACTATAAGTGTAAACTTAATGCCATTAATAATGCCAAAGTCCGCGTTGCCATCTCAATTAAGAGCGACAAGGATGATTATCTGGCTTTCCCTGAAAATAACGATGAGCTTGTCTTTGTTGTTAGAACAGATAAGTTTAAAGATGAGAGTGAAAAGGACTCAGCCTTTGGTCTTCTAAAAAGAAATGGAAGCTGGACCCATGAGTAA
- a CDS encoding glycosyltransferase — MSKILVLSPFGGFGNGADISMNHQMVYLRSLGYEIVNVYNQGSDSYRDFLAQEGIEGVNLNYTWWDETELPDELKANNVLIYQELVSLIKSHGVDLLITNTSNMPWGAIAASITNIPHIWLLHEFAEGDFDWVKDKYPFIDAFSNKILCSSESLAQAVQKEVKQKVDFFNPYTNVPSITGHSEDIRLLSVNYLSHGKNQLELLYALKELVARGYKIPVLFSGRVEDEKYYQEMLTYIEDNNLENYVSFTYAENGNWHPASANDIFVSPSRSESFGLTYVEAMKVAIPVITAQNGGAETLEQAGYLDQENIYQAGDIDELVSKIIYMVENHDDIKKQAEATRVKVLEEQSLARITEALLAAIKSSATSINKMTQIMAPWGENFVYNLDGLKNLLEGRLSYIKNLEGEVINLHVKHDALQGNLQELADIAREHELAATASKKELEVLAQEYNNLNERYQFLINSWWYRGMKLAYLPIKKSRSALPKMKNFVKRGIKKVLRANPKLYGYVKQKNMARALRKEQKRQAIANRPSKELLALQKLRREEREAYVYQANNAKRALIFVVYESQERLQPYKLYFLDHLAKFAEDIYIVVNGYLDPRDLDTLSKYGQIMERENIGYDATAFKYAVEHLGKDLLANYDQLLLVNDTSLGPVNDFEDMFEYFSDKKVDMWGITEGETQIDPHGLNKYGYIPHHIQTYFVVIEKTLLKSDAFYQYFIDMPRITNRDEAIMHHETVFTKNFTDLGYSYDVYVKENRDSAVYHHPYLLVSKFNNPIIKFTALEYDNDLIYQLNKLHTKTEVPELLEWVEKETDYPLTILEEAIRVVKSKEESILIIDGVHDLIPQLTRYRVENKREQLANLGFKVRVRSSEIVTTADLYKTNFLIIYRAWYNENLQEIVDWARKLKIPVFFDVDDLVIDTSYTDQLSYTQGLSVSEKANYDSGVMSYRRMMLSTDGVIASTRDLAHELENYKDQVILNRNLANEGLVEISMRALIHKDLERESDRVRIGYFSGSITHNENFDLIKAALKKIMEERPLVELHLVGHLDLPEDMSHLKSQIVTHDYVDWKKLPQLIAQVDINLAPLVDSIFNRAKSEIKWIEASLVKVPTLASKLGAFADSIDSGVDGILVENTEEAWYEGLEQLVNSPKLRESLAENAYKRVRADFTTIDQEDDLSRYIRGQINHD, encoded by the coding sequence ATGAGTAAAATCTTAGTTTTATCTCCCTTTGGAGGTTTTGGAAATGGTGCAGATATTTCCATGAATCACCAGATGGTTTATCTGAGAAGCCTTGGTTATGAAATAGTTAATGTCTATAACCAAGGTAGCGATAGCTACAGGGATTTTTTAGCACAAGAAGGTATAGAAGGGGTCAATCTCAATTACACTTGGTGGGATGAAACTGAACTTCCTGATGAATTAAAGGCTAATAATGTTTTAATTTATCAGGAGCTGGTTTCTCTGATTAAAAGTCATGGGGTTGACCTCTTAATAACTAATACTTCAAACATGCCTTGGGGAGCTATCGCAGCAAGTATCACTAATATTCCCCATATCTGGCTTCTCCATGAATTCGCTGAAGGTGATTTTGACTGGGTTAAGGACAAGTATCCTTTTATCGATGCCTTTTCAAATAAAATTCTTTGTTCAAGTGAGTCACTGGCTCAGGCGGTACAAAAAGAAGTTAAACAGAAGGTAGATTTTTTTAATCCCTATACAAATGTCCCTTCAATTACGGGACATAGTGAGGACATTCGCCTGCTTTCGGTCAACTACCTAAGTCACGGAAAAAATCAACTGGAGCTTCTTTATGCCCTTAAGGAATTAGTTGCAAGAGGCTACAAGATTCCTGTTCTTTTTTCTGGTCGAGTTGAAGATGAAAAATATTATCAAGAGATGCTCACCTACATAGAAGATAATAATTTAGAGAATTATGTTAGCTTTACTTATGCGGAAAATGGTAACTGGCATCCGGCGTCAGCAAACGATATATTTGTTTCACCAAGTAGGTCTGAAAGTTTTGGCCTTACCTATGTTGAAGCCATGAAAGTTGCCATCCCTGTAATTACTGCCCAAAATGGAGGAGCAGAAACTCTTGAGCAAGCAGGTTATTTGGACCAGGAAAATATCTATCAAGCAGGAGATATAGATGAACTTGTTTCCAAAATAATCTACATGGTAGAAAATCATGATGATATTAAGAAGCAGGCTGAAGCTACTCGAGTAAAGGTGCTTGAAGAGCAGAGTCTTGCAAGGATAACAGAAGCTCTTCTTGCAGCCATTAAGTCTTCAGCGACTTCAATTAATAAAATGACTCAAATCATGGCTCCTTGGGGTGAAAATTTTGTTTATAATCTTGATGGTTTAAAAAATCTTTTAGAGGGTAGACTGAGCTATATCAAAAACCTCGAAGGTGAGGTTATAAATTTACATGTGAAACATGATGCCTTACAAGGCAATCTTCAAGAGCTTGCAGATATTGCAAGGGAGCATGAACTTGCGGCCACTGCTAGTAAAAAAGAGCTTGAAGTCTTGGCACAAGAATACAATAATTTAAATGAACGTTATCAATTTTTAATAAATTCATGGTGGTATAGGGGGATGAAACTGGCCTACCTGCCGATTAAGAAGTCTAGGAGTGCACTTCCGAAAATGAAAAATTTTGTTAAGAGGGGAATTAAGAAGGTCCTTAGGGCCAACCCTAAATTATACGGGTATGTTAAGCAAAAGAATATGGCACGTGCCTTGCGGAAGGAACAAAAACGTCAAGCTATTGCAAACAGACCGTCTAAGGAACTTTTAGCCCTACAAAAATTAAGAAGAGAAGAAAGGGAGGCCTACGTCTATCAGGCAAATAATGCCAAGCGTGCCCTGATCTTTGTTGTCTATGAAAGTCAAGAACGCTTGCAGCCTTATAAGCTTTATTTTCTTGACCACCTTGCTAAATTTGCTGAGGACATCTATATTGTTGTAAATGGTTATTTGGACCCTCGAGATCTTGATACCCTTTCAAAATATGGTCAAATTATGGAGCGGGAAAATATAGGCTATGATGCCACAGCCTTTAAATACGCTGTTGAACATTTAGGAAAAGACCTTCTTGCAAACTATGATCAACTACTTTTGGTTAATGATACAAGCCTTGGTCCTGTAAATGACTTTGAAGATATGTTTGAGTATTTTTCTGACAAGAAGGTGGACATGTGGGGGATAACTGAAGGTGAAACCCAAATTGATCCGCATGGCTTAAATAAATACGGCTACATTCCCCACCACATTCAAACCTACTTTGTAGTTATTGAAAAAACTTTACTCAAGTCTGATGCCTTCTACCAGTATTTCATAGACATGCCAAGGATTACCAATCGTGATGAGGCGATAATGCACCATGAAACAGTCTTTACCAAGAACTTTACCGATCTAGGTTACTCTTATGATGTGTATGTAAAGGAAAATAGGGATTCTGCTGTTTATCATCATCCTTATTTGCTGGTCTCTAAATTCAATAACCCTATTATTAAATTTACGGCCCTTGAATATGATAATGATTTAATCTACCAACTCAATAAGCTTCATACCAAAACAGAAGTTCCTGAACTTCTTGAATGGGTGGAAAAAGAGACAGACTATCCTCTTACTATCCTTGAGGAAGCCATTAGGGTCGTTAAAAGTAAGGAAGAAAGTATCTTAATTATTGATGGCGTCCATGATTTAATTCCACAACTTACAAGATACCGGGTTGAAAACAAAAGAGAGCAACTAGCAAATCTTGGTTTCAAGGTTAGGGTGAGAAGTTCTGAAATAGTGACAACGGCTGACCTTTACAAGACCAACTTCCTTATTATTTATAGGGCTTGGTACAATGAAAATCTGCAGGAGATTGTTGACTGGGCAAGAAAACTTAAGATTCCAGTATTCTTTGATGTGGATGACCTTGTAATTGATACAAGCTATACCGATCAGCTTTCTTATACTCAGGGACTTTCTGTATCAGAAAAAGCTAATTACGATAGTGGAGTTATGAGCTACCGTAGGATGATGCTTTCAACGGACGGAGTTATTGCAAGTACAAGAGATTTGGCTCATGAACTTGAAAACTACAAGGATCAGGTTATCTTAAACCGAAACCTTGCTAATGAAGGGTTGGTAGAAATATCAATGAGGGCCTTGATTCATAAAGATCTTGAAAGGGAGTCTGACCGAGTTAGGATAGGTTATTTCTCAGGATCGATTACGCATAATGAAAATTTTGACCTGATAAAGGCCGCCCTTAAAAAAATTATGGAGGAAAGACCATTGGTTGAACTTCATCTTGTAGGTCACCTGGATTTGCCAGAAGATATGAGTCACTTGAAGAGTCAAATTGTAACCCACGATTATGTTGACTGGAAGAAGCTTCCACAACTAATTGCTCAAGTTGATATCAATTTAGCTCCTTTGGTTGATAGTATCTTCAACCGGGCTAAGTCTGAAATCAAGTGGATTGAAGCTTCCTTGGTCAAGGTACCAACTCTTGCTAGCAAGCTTGGGGCCTTTGCTGACTCTATTGACAGCGGGGTAGACGGTATCTTGGTGGAAAACACAGAAGAGGCCTGGTATGAAGGGCTTGAGCAGTTGGTTAATTCGCCAAAACTAAGGGAAAGCCTGGCAGAGAATGCCTACAAGCGAGTTAGGGCAGATTTTACAACCATTGACCAAGAAGATGACTTATCTAGGTATATTAGAGGGCAAATAAATCATGACTAA